CGCGTCGGTGGACGACGCCGAGAACGCGGCGAGGGCATTCCATAGCCAACTGCAGGATACATACCAGCAGCTCGCGGATCTTAGCGAGACGACGCCGCTGCACGAGCTGTTCGCGTTGCTCGTTAAAGATGAATACGCGGATCTGCGGCGTATGGTGCGCGACACAGCACGGCTGGATAGCCCGTGAGGTAGTGCCGATGCGCGTGTTGCTCTTCAGCGCCCGTCCCTACGACCGCCGCGAGTTCACGGCTGCCAACGCCCGCATCGGCCATGACCTGAGCTTCGTCGAGGCGCGACTCGGCGCTGAAACCCTGTCGCTCGCGGCCGGCTACGAAGCGGTGTGCACCTTCGTCAACGACACCCTTGATGCATCCGTGCTGCGCCGGCTCGCCGACGGCGGCACTCGGCTGATCGCGCTGCGCTGCGCCGGATTCAACCAGGTGGACGTGCGCGCCGCCGCCGGGCTTGGCCTCACCGTGGTCCGCGTGCCGGCCTACGCGCCGCACGCGGTGGCCGAACACGCGGCGGGGCTCGTGCTCACGCTGAACCGTAAGTTCCATCGCGCCTACAACCGCGTGCGCGACGATAACTTCCTGATCGACGGCCTCGAGGGCTTCGACCTGTACGGCAAGACTGTCGGCGTGGTCGGCGCCGGGCGCATCGGCCGCGTGTTCGTCCGGATCATGCTCGGCTTCGGCTTCGGCTGCCGGGTGCTGGTCCACGATCCACAGTTCTGCGCCGGCGACGCCTGCATCGAGGGCGCCAGCCTGGCGACGCTGCCGGAGCTGTTCGCGGCTGCCGACATCGTCTCGCTGCATTGCCCGCTGACGCCCGAGACCCATCACCTGATCGGCGCGCAGGCGCTGGCGCGCATGAAACCGGGCGCGATGCTGATCAACACCTCCCGCGGCGGCCTGCTCGATACGGCGGCGGTGATCGGCGCGCTCAAGTCCGGCCATCTGGGCGCACTCGGCCTGGACGTCTACGAGCAGGAAGGCGACCTGTTCTACGAAGATCTGTCGTCGAGCGTGGTGACGGACGATGTGTTCCAGCGCCTGCTGACGTTTCCCAACGTTGTCGTCACCGCGCACCAGGCGTTCTTCACCCGCGAGGCGCTCGCCGCGATCGCCGATACCACGCTCGCGAACATCGCGGCGTTCGGCGCTGGGCGCCCAATACCGAACCGGGTGCTGCCGGATTTGCTCCGGGAGGCTTCTGTATCGCATGAAGGAACAGGCTGCGCCCCAGGCGCTGCAGGCGATGGTGTGCCGCCGCTGGGCTGTGCAACGGACGGGAAATGACGCAGCGGCGGCGCTGCGATGCAGGCGATACAAGGAGCGGCTTGGTCTCGACGCGACAGGTGAACAGCTCCGCTTCCGCGCTTGACCCAGGTCAATGCCGGAATCGCAGCCGGCATCCAGAATGAACCACACGATCACCCAGTGGAGAACAGTGATGGGCTTCTTTTCACGTAAGCGCGCTTCGAGCACGGCGCCGACCAAACCCGCCGTCAAGGGCGACCACGGGTGCTGCAAGGAGAAGGGCACTGCGGCCGACGTCAAGGATACGGCTGCCCCGCAGACGGGCAACGCGGCGCCCAAGGCGCCGGCGGGCGGCTGTTGTGGCGGAAAGCACGCTCACTGAGTACGCAACGGCACAGGGCGCAGGGCGGAACCACGGCTTTCATGCCCGTCCGGGAAGCCCGTTGCCGCTGGGCGTGCACGACTGCTGCGACGGCTTCAACTTCGCCATCTTCAGCCGCCACGCCGAACGCGTCGAACTGCTGATCTTCGAGGATCCGGCTGACCAGCATCCGCTGTGGGCGCTCGATCTGGACCCGGCGCAGCACCGGACCGGGGACATCTGGCACGCTCTGGCCGAAGGTGTGCGCTGGGGACAGGCGTATGCCTACCGCGTGCACGGCCCGTTGGCGCCGGAGGCCGGACATCGATTTGACGCCGACGCGCGTCTGCTTGATCCGTACGCCCGGGCCGTCGCCGGCCGTGGGGGCGCCGGCGTGCCGCCGGGCGACGGCCGCTGTCTGCTCCTGCGGTCGCGCTTCGACTGGCAGGGGACACAGCGGCCGCGAACGCTCTGGTCCGACACCGTCATCTACGAGAGCCACGTGCGCGGCCTCACCGTCCATCCCTCGTCAGCCAGCCGGCACCCAGGGACGTTTCTGGGCGTGATCGACAGGATTCCGTATCTTCGCGAACTCGGCGTCACCGCGATCGAGCTGATGCCGGTGCAGGCCTTCCATCGCGGAGACGCCGGTCGACACAACTACTGGGGCTACGACACGCTCGCATTCTTTGCGCCGGAACCGGCTTACGCGGCACACGCCGCGCCGGGCAGCGTGATCGACGAGTTCAAGACCCTCGTGCGCGAGCTGCATCGCAACGGCCTCGAAGTGATCCTCGACGTGGTTTTCAATCACACCGCGGAGGGCGACGAGCGCGGACCCTTGTTCAGCTTTCGCGGGCTCGACAACGCGATCTACTACCTGCTCGGCGCCGACCGGCGCCGCTACGAGAACTTTTCCGGCTGCGGCAACACGCTGAACTGCAGCCATCCGGTCGTGCGCGACTTCATCATCGACTGCCTGCGCTACTGGGCCGCGGAGATGCAGGTCGACGGCTTTCGTTTTGACCTCGCCTCGATTCTCGGCCGCGATCGCGAGGGCCGGCTGATGGCCGATGCGCCGCTGCTCGAGCGCATCGCCGAGGATCCGATCCTGCGCGACGTGAAGCTGATCGCCGAGGCCTGGGACGCCGGCGGCGCCTACCAGGTCGGCCGCTTTCCGGGCGTACGCTGGGCCGAGTGGAACGGAAGGTTTCGCGACGACGTGCGGCGCTTCTGGCGCGGCGACGCGGGCATGACCGGTGCGTTCGCCTCACGGCTGTGTGGCAGCGCCGATCTGTATCAGCACAGCGGCAAGGCGCCGCTCAACAGCGTCAACTTCGTCACCTGCCACGATGGCTTCACGCTCAACGACCTCGTCAGCTACGCGCGCAAGCACAACGAGGCCAATGGCGAGGGTAACCGCGACGGCGCCGACGAGAACTTCAGCATGAACCACGGCGTCGAGGGACCGACCATCGATGCCGCCATTGACGCCGGGCGGTTGCGGCAGATCAAGAACCTGTTGGCTACGCTGCTGCTCGCCCGCGGCGTGCCGATGCTGCTCGGCGGCGACGAGTTCCGTCGCAGCCAGGCCGGCAACAACAACCCCTGGTGTCAGGACAACGCACTGTCCTGGTACGACTGGCGGCTCGTTGAAGAGAACGGCGAGGTACTGCGCTTCGTACGTGGGCTGATCGCGCTGCGCCAGCGCCATCCGTGTCTGCGCAACGATGCCTTTTACCGCGCAGAGGAACTGGACTGGTTCGGCCCGCAGGGCCATGCGCCGGACTGGGACGGACCCACCCGCGCCTTCGGCTGCCGCGTGCGGGAATGCGCTGAGCCCGGCATGCTGTGTCTGCTGTTCAACGCCAGCGATCGGCCGGCCGACTTCCATCTGCCCGATGCGCCGTGGCGGCTGGAGGCCGATACCGGACAAGCGCCGCCGGGCGACATCTGCGCGCTGGACGACCTGCGGCCGCTGCCCGATCGGCAGCGCTACGCGCTCGCCGCCGGCAGTCTGGCCGTGCTATCGCATCTGTGAGGTGATTCCCGTGCACGAGGCGCGCCCAAGCGCCATACCGGTCGATGCACTGCTGGCACTGATGCTGGCCACGTTCAGCGTCTCCGCCGGCTATGGCGTGGTGCTGCCTGTGCTGCCGGACAGCGTCGCGGCCCTGGGCGGGGCGGCGACCGGCGAGGCTTTCGTCTCCCGCCACACCGGGCTGCTGGCCGCCGCATACACGCTCGCGCTGTTCGTTTTCGCACCGCTCTGGGGGCGGCTGTCCGATCGGTACGGGCGCCGGCCGATCCTGATGATCGGTCTGGTCGGCTACGTCGCGGCGACGCTGCTGCTGGCTTTCGGCGGCAGCCTTGCGCTGTTCTACGCCGAGCGCCTCCTCAGCGGGGCGTTCAGCGCCTCGGTCACGCCGGTCGCTTCGGCCGCAGTCGGCGAGCTGGTCAAGGACGACACCATGCGCGCGCGCCGTCTGACGCTGCTCAGCATCGCCAGTGTCGCCGGCTTTCTACTGGGTCCGATGCTGGGCGTGTTTTCAGGCAGCCTCGCCAACGGTGTGCTGGGACTCAGCGGCGCGGCGGCGGCACTGCTTGCGCCGCGCGCCGCCGTGGCCGTGCTGGCGCTGCTGGCCGCGGCGGCGGTGGCGCTGCGCCTGCCGCGGACCGCGACGGGTCGAGCCGAATCCGGCAGCCTGGAGGCAGCGCGCGGCGCTGCCTCCAGCATCCGCGTGCTGCTCGCGCTGGGATTCATCGCTGCCGCGGCAGTCGGCGTGTTCGAGGTCGGCCTGGCGCTGCGCGGCCGGCGCGAGCTGGGTCTGAGCCCCTACCAGATCGCGACGATGTTCATGGAGTGCAGTCTGGTGATGCTCGTGGCGCAGGCGCTGGTGTTCTCGCCCCGGGTCAAGCCGGCGCACACGCGCTGGCTGATCGCACCGGCGACGATCATGCTTGGCGGCGGTCTGCTGCTCGTGCCGATGGCATGGAACTTCACCGGCCTGCTGATCGCGGTCGGTGTGGTCGCAGCCAGCGCGGGCGTGCTGTCGCCGATCCTGACCTACTGGATCTCGACTCTTGCGGGCGGCGCGCAAGGCGCCCAGCTCGGCCGGCAGACCGCCGCCGCGAGCCTGGGCCAGACCACCGGCTCGGCGGTGGGGGGACTGCTGTTCAACATTTCCCTGCTGCCGGGCGCACCGTTCGTATTGACGGCGGCGCTGACGGCGTTCGGCTTCTTCCTGTCTGTCGGTCTGCCTGCTCGGCTTTACGCGGTTGCACGGGTGGCGCCGGTGGCGGGCACGATCTCCGAGCCGCCATGAACAGAGCCAGTCAGGCCGGTCCGCCACATCTGCGATGTTGGTGCGCGTGCATGACCGTTGTGCCGCGTGATGTCGGGCGGTGCAGTCGCGCTTGACTCGCGTCAACGCAGCGTCGCGGTCACAGTGGTAACGTATGAGAGTGGCCTGCGGTGATGGCCCACATGACGGAGAATCTCATGCCCGTTGCACTGCGGCGTTGCGTTCCCTGGGCCCTGGCCGGACTGCTCACGCTGCTGTTGTCCGGCTGCGGATACAACACGCTGCAGGGCCAGGATGAGCAGATCAAGGCCGCATGGTCGGAAGTGCTCAATCAGTACCAGCGCCGGGCCGATCTGGTGCCGAATCTGGTCAATACGGTGAAGGGTTACGCGGCCCAGGAGGAGCGGGTGCTGACGGAAGTCACCAACGCGCGCGCCAAGGTCGGCAGCATCCGCGTCACGTCCGAGTCGATCGACGATCCGCAGGCCCTCGCGCGCTTCCAGCAAGCGCAGGGTGAGCTGACCGGCGCATTGTCGCGCCTGCTGGTGGTTTCCGAGAACTATCCGCAGCTCAAGTCTGACGGCGCTTTCCGCGATCTTCAGGCGCAGCTTGAAGGTACCGAGAACCGCATCACCGTGGCGCGCAACCGCTACATCCAGGCGGTGCGGGATTACAACGTGACCATCCGCAGCTTCCCCAGCAATCTCACCGCGATGGCGTTCGGCTATCAGGCCAAGCCGACTTTCACGGTCGAGAACGAGGCAGAGCTGGCGCGGCCACCCGAGGTTCAGTTCGCGCCTGCCGAGCCGCAGAGCTGACGCGGCGCAGTGCGGCGCGTGGACGCCATGATCAAAGCCCTGCTCCTGCTGCTTGCAGTCTGCACGCCGTTTATGGCGCGGGCGGAGCTGCCGGTGCCGCCGCTGACGGGCCGTGTGACCGATCAGACCGCGACGCTCACGCCGAGCCAGATTCAGGCGCTGGAGCAGACGCTGCGCCGCTTCGAGGAAAGAAAGGGAAGCCAGATCGCCGTCGTGCTCGTTGCGAGCACGCAGCCTGAAAGCATCGAGCAGTACGCCCTGCGCGTGGCGGAGCAATGGAAACTCGGGCGCAAGAAGGTCGACGACGGCGCCATTCTGCTGATCGCCAAAGACGATCGCGCGCTGCGCATCGAGGTCGGTTACGGCCTGGAGGGCGCACTCAGTGATGCCGTCAGCAAGCGCATCATCAGCGAGGTGATCGTGCCGCGCTTGCGCGAAGGCGGTTACTACGCGGGCATCACCGAAGGTGTGGACCGGATGATCCGCGTGGTCGACGGAGAGCCCCTGCCAGCACCCGCCGCCACGCCGGGCCAAGGGGATACCGACTTGCCGCAGTGGGTCCCGCTCATTCTGATCGTCGCGCTGGTTACGAGTGCGGCCTTGCGCTCCTGGCTGGGCCGGATGCCCGGCGCGCTTGCAGCGGCCGGGGTCGTCGGACTGATCACTTGGTTAGTCGCTGGCGCGCTGGCCGCGGGGCTGGGTGTCGCGCTCATCACCTTCGTGCTGACATCGATGAGCGGTTTGGGCGGTCATGGCATGCACGGTCACCATGGCCGCCGCCACGGCGGCTTCGGTAGTGGCCTGGGCGGCGGTTTCCGCGGTGGCGGCGGCGGATTCGGGGGCGGCGGCGCGTCGGGCCGGTGGTGACCATGAGTGTTCCGCGCGTCTTTCGGCACTTGCTCCTGACCCGCTGGCAGCTTGAGCGGGCGTTTCCGCGCGCCGCGCTGCTGGCGATCGAGCAGGAGATCGAGGCCAGCGAAGCGACGCACGCCGGACAGATCCGCTTCGTAGTGGAAGGTGCGCTGGACGGCGCTCCGCTGTTCCGCGGGCAGACCGCGCGTGAGCGCGCCATCGAGCTGTTCTCGCTGTTGCGCGTCTGGGATACTGAGCACAACTGCGGCGTGCTGATCTACCTGCTGCTCGCGGACCGGGACGTGGAAATCGTCGCGGATCGCGGCATTCACGCGAAGCTGGGCACCGCGGAATGGGAGCGGATCTGCCGGCAGATGGAAGTGGCATTCAGGCAGGCGGACTACGCGGGCGGTGCGCTCGGCGGCATCCGCGCAGTCACGCGACATCTGGTCGATCAGTTTCCTGCCAGTGGCAGCAGCCGCAACGAGTTGCCGAACCTGGCGGTTGTCCTTTAGTCAGCGGCTCGGGCTTTAATCGCAGGGTTGCGCCGCCGGCGACCGCTGCGCTTGGCTCACGCTCTGCGCCCGCCGGAACGGCCAGACGAACTGCCCGGCGTAGTCCTGCGGGAAGTCGCGGTCGCGCAGGCCGACGTCGCCGGCGCGCAGCTTAACGTGACTCCAGCAATGCATTGCGTAGAGGCTCAGGTTGAGCACCGCGTCCACTGCCAGAACCTGCGCCCACAGCGGCCTGTGCCGGCCACAGCCGCGGTTCGGGCATCCAGACACTGCGCAGCAGGAAGCTGCCGGCGACCCATCCGGGGCGCAACACCGCGGTTCCGGTCCACATGAGGCAACGATGGGCAAAGCGCGCGGGCCGCTCAAACCGGCCACGCCGCGGCGGGGATAGCGGTATGAGCCAGCTCAATGCCCGCGGCGCGGCGCATACTTGAAACCAGTGATGATTGCTCCCGACACACGTTTCGTGGTGACGCGCCGCGACCCCGGACTGACCGGCGGCATGGCCGTGGAAATCTGCGAGCACAAGGGCGTCGGCCATCCGGACAGCATCTGTGACGGCGTCGCCGAGGCGGTTTCGCGTGCGCTTTGCCGTGCGTACCTGAGCGCGTACGGTGCGGTGCAGCACTACAACGTCGACAAGGCGCTGCTCGTCGGCGGCGAGAGCGCGCCGCGCTTTGGGGGCGGCCGGCTCATCGTGCCCCTGCGGCTGATCGTCTGCGGACGTGCGACCGCGTTGCCGGATGTGGCGATCGAGGACTTGGTCCGCGCCGCGGCCCTGGACTATCTGCGCGCGCATCTGCGCTGCAATCCGGCGACCTTCACCGTGGAGTCCGCGGTGCGCAGCGGCAGTCCCAACCTGCGCCGCGTCATCGACGGCACGGCGGTGCACCTGGCCAACGACACCTCCTTCGGTGCCGGCTACGCGCCCTACTCGCGCCTGGAGCGCACCGTGCTCGACATCGCCGAGGTGTTGCGCTTGGACGACTTCCGCCGCGTATTTCCCGCGGCCGGCGACGACTACAAGATCATGGGCGCGCGCGTCGGTGACGACATCCGCGTTACCGTCGCCCTGGCGTTGGTCGACCGCGCCGTTGAAAACGTCGCTCACTACTTCGACGTGAAGCAGGCTATGCGGGAACATGTACGCGCCGCAACCGGCGTGAGCGGTGCGCTCGTGTTCAACGCACTGGACGATCCTGCTGCACGCGACGAGAGCGGGCTCTACCTGACCGTGACGGGATTGTCAGCAGAGCACGGCGACGACGGGCAAGTGGGGCGCGGCAACCGCGTCAACGGCCTGATTACGCCCTTGCGCACGATGTCGCTGGAGGCTTCCGCCGGCAAGAACGCCATCGTGCACGTCGGCAAGCTCTACAACGTGCTGGCGCTGGAACTCGCACGCGCCCTCTGCATGGACGTGCCCGGCGTCGCCGGAGCGGCGGTACAGGTCCTGTCCACGATCGGCCAGCCGGTCGAAAGCCCCGCGCTGGTGGTCCTGGAGTTGGCGGCGGCCGAGTCCGTGTTCGAAGCCGCGCGCGAGCGTGCAGTGGCAATCGCGCGCGAGCGCCTCGCCGACGTCGGCGGACTCACCGAGCGTCTGATTCAAGGCGCCGTCCGCGTGTTTTGAGGCGTTTTGCGACAGCGGCCGGCTTCCGGCTACCGCCCCGCCGTCAGCGCTGCGCAGCGCACGCAGGCTCACCAGCAGCGCGAGTGCGAGCAGCAGCAATGCAGCACCGGCCAGCCGCCAGGCCGCGGCATTTCGGGGACGAACAGCGCCGCCGCACCTGCCACGTACAGGCCCAACGCCACCAGCGCGGCGGCGATGCTGCGCGCGCCGTCCGGCTCGTGACGGTCGGGTTCCCGGTCAGCGGAGACGGGCTTGTCGCGAGCCCGGCCTTCTTCCAGTTCACGCAGCCAGCGCGCGAGCAGCGCCGGCCGCTGTCGGGCGATCTGGCGCGCGGCTTGCGGCGCCGGCACGGTGACCCGGCTGTAGCAGCTCCGCGACCTTGCCGCTGCGTGCCTGCGGCTCGGCGGGCAACGCGAAGCCCGGGTCCAGTGCGCGCATAAGGCCTTCGAGCAGCATCAGCGTGCGCAGCAGCAGGATCAGGTTGCGCGGCAGCAGCAGGTGCTGGCGCGAGTCCAGCCGCGCGATGCGCAGCAGCACCTGCGCTGCCGACGATTCGGCCAGCGGCTTGGTCGCGAACTCGGCGAGGATCAGGTCGACCATGGCGATCACATCGCGCCGGTCCGGCGGCACGTCGAGCAGACCCAGCTCGACGGCCGCGGTCAGCACCGACGGGGCGTCGCAGCCGGCCACGC
This Immundisolibacter cernigliae DNA region includes the following protein-coding sequences:
- a CDS encoding MFS transporter, coding for MHEARPSAIPVDALLALMLATFSVSAGYGVVLPVLPDSVAALGGAATGEAFVSRHTGLLAAAYTLALFVFAPLWGRLSDRYGRRPILMIGLVGYVAATLLLAFGGSLALFYAERLLSGAFSASVTPVASAAVGELVKDDTMRARRLTLLSIASVAGFLLGPMLGVFSGSLANGVLGLSGAAAALLAPRAAVAVLALLAAAAVALRLPRTATGRAESGSLEAARGAASSIRVLLALGFIAAAAVGVFEVGLALRGRRELGLSPYQIATMFMECSLVMLVAQALVFSPRVKPAHTRWLIAPATIMLGGGLLLVPMAWNFTGLLIAVGVVAASAGVLSPILTYWISTLAGGAQGAQLGRQTAAASLGQTTGSAVGGLLFNISLLPGAPFVLTAALTAFGFFLSVGLPARLYAVARVAPVAGTISEPP
- a CDS encoding methionine adenosyltransferase is translated as MIAPDTRFVVTRRDPGLTGGMAVEICEHKGVGHPDSICDGVAEAVSRALCRAYLSAYGAVQHYNVDKALLVGGESAPRFGGGRLIVPLRLIVCGRATALPDVAIEDLVRAAALDYLRAHLRCNPATFTVESAVRSGSPNLRRVIDGTAVHLANDTSFGAGYAPYSRLERTVLDIAEVLRLDDFRRVFPAAGDDYKIMGARVGDDIRVTVALALVDRAVENVAHYFDVKQAMREHVRAATGVSGALVFNALDDPAARDESGLYLTVTGLSAEHGDDGQVGRGNRVNGLITPLRTMSLEASAGKNAIVHVGKLYNVLALELARALCMDVPGVAGAAVQVLSTIGQPVESPALVVLELAAAESVFEAARERAVAIARERLADVGGLTERLIQGAVRVF
- a CDS encoding LemA family protein, whose protein sequence is MPVALRRCVPWALAGLLTLLLSGCGYNTLQGQDEQIKAAWSEVLNQYQRRADLVPNLVNTVKGYAAQEERVLTEVTNARAKVGSIRVTSESIDDPQALARFQQAQGELTGALSRLLVVSENYPQLKSDGAFRDLQAQLEGTENRITVARNRYIQAVRDYNVTIRSFPSNLTAMAFGYQAKPTFTVENEAELARPPEVQFAPAEPQS
- a CDS encoding TPM domain-containing protein yields the protein MSVPRVFRHLLLTRWQLERAFPRAALLAIEQEIEASEATHAGQIRFVVEGALDGAPLFRGQTARERAIELFSLLRVWDTEHNCGVLIYLLLADRDVEIVADRGIHAKLGTAEWERICRQMEVAFRQADYAGGALGGIRAVTRHLVDQFPASGSSRNELPNLAVVL
- a CDS encoding TPM domain-containing protein; this translates as MIKALLLLLAVCTPFMARAELPVPPLTGRVTDQTATLTPSQIQALEQTLRRFEERKGSQIAVVLVASTQPESIEQYALRVAEQWKLGRKKVDDGAILLIAKDDRALRIEVGYGLEGALSDAVSKRIISEVIVPRLREGGYYAGITEGVDRMIRVVDGEPLPAPAATPGQGDTDLPQWVPLILIVALVTSAALRSWLGRMPGALAAAGVVGLITWLVAGALAAGLGVALITFVLTSMSGLGGHGMHGHHGRRHGGFGSGLGGGFRGGGGGFGGGGASGRW
- a CDS encoding 2-hydroxyacid dehydrogenase; the protein is MRVLLFSARPYDRREFTAANARIGHDLSFVEARLGAETLSLAAGYEAVCTFVNDTLDASVLRRLADGGTRLIALRCAGFNQVDVRAAAGLGLTVVRVPAYAPHAVAEHAAGLVLTLNRKFHRAYNRVRDDNFLIDGLEGFDLYGKTVGVVGAGRIGRVFVRIMLGFGFGCRVLVHDPQFCAGDACIEGASLATLPELFAAADIVSLHCPLTPETHHLIGAQALARMKPGAMLINTSRGGLLDTAAVIGALKSGHLGALGLDVYEQEGDLFYEDLSSSVVTDDVFQRLLTFPNVVVTAHQAFFTREALAAIADTTLANIAAFGAGRPIPNRVLPDLLREASVSHEGTGCAPGAAGDGVPPLGCATDGK
- the glgX gene encoding glycogen debranching protein GlgX, which produces MPLGVHDCCDGFNFAIFSRHAERVELLIFEDPADQHPLWALDLDPAQHRTGDIWHALAEGVRWGQAYAYRVHGPLAPEAGHRFDADARLLDPYARAVAGRGGAGVPPGDGRCLLLRSRFDWQGTQRPRTLWSDTVIYESHVRGLTVHPSSASRHPGTFLGVIDRIPYLRELGVTAIELMPVQAFHRGDAGRHNYWGYDTLAFFAPEPAYAAHAAPGSVIDEFKTLVRELHRNGLEVILDVVFNHTAEGDERGPLFSFRGLDNAIYYLLGADRRRYENFSGCGNTLNCSHPVVRDFIIDCLRYWAAEMQVDGFRFDLASILGRDREGRLMADAPLLERIAEDPILRDVKLIAEAWDAGGAYQVGRFPGVRWAEWNGRFRDDVRRFWRGDAGMTGAFASRLCGSADLYQHSGKAPLNSVNFVTCHDGFTLNDLVSYARKHNEANGEGNRDGADENFSMNHGVEGPTIDAAIDAGRLRQIKNLLATLLLARGVPMLLGGDEFRRSQAGNNNPWCQDNALSWYDWRLVEENGEVLRFVRGLIALRQRHPCLRNDAFYRAEELDWFGPQGHAPDWDGPTRAFGCRVRECAEPGMLCLLFNASDRPADFHLPDAPWRLEADTGQAPPGDICALDDLRPLPDRQRYALAAGSLAVLSHL